A window of Dysidea avara chromosome 1, odDysAvar1.4, whole genome shotgun sequence genomic DNA:
agcagcagcagcagcagcagcagcagcagcagcagcagcagcagcagcagcagcagcagcagcagcagcagcagcagcagcagcagcagcagcagcagcagcagcagcagcagcagcagcagcagcagcagcagcagcagcagcagcagcagcagcagcagcagcagcagcagcagcagcagcagcagcagcagcagcagcagcagcagcagcagcagcagcagcagcagcagcagcagagtTGCTGCAGAAATAACTTTTTCTATCAGGTCAAACCAGAGCCAAAAGTGACTGACAATCATCCATACAATTCAGAGAATGCAATAGATAAATACAATAAGTTTGTTGAGACAATTCCTCATGTCAATTTTAACCATctaatgtaataataataacactcaACTTCTGATACACATGCAAGTAATTAAATACATTGCCGTGACCAACACAATCACAAGCTATATCATACTGTACCTACATACATATTGCATGTTTGTTGACGTATGTGCAATGTAACATTCCATCAAAATGTTCACACTGGCCCAACAAGGAAATTTGATGATTAAAACAAACTTCTGTTCGAATTATTCAGAATCATTTGTAGAGATCCCATTGCATTAGGTACTTTCCTTCTCTATTATTAAGCTATGCACCAGCATAAAGTAAATTAGAGACACCATATGCACTGTATACTGATAAAAATGAAATGAATGTTAATTCAGCATTCTTGAGTAGAGTATAATATGGTCAGTGTGCATGAAGATTTGTGTAAGTGGCACTTCATCATTGTATGCATATGATCTGTATCTGTTTCCTTTTGCACTTTGTCATTCTAGGCACTTTCAAGTTGTAAGTATAATCTAGTTGTATATTTGTGGCATTTTCTTCTCAAGAGGCACAGGAGACTAATTTATGATTTTGTGAAATGTGATGTGTAATTTGTCAGAATCTTTGTTGATATTTTTACTCTTTGATTACTATGGAGAGGCAGGCAAGGACAGTTTATCTACAAAACAGCATGAGCAAAAAAAATTAGTAAACAGTGTATGTGGCAGAAGGTACCATTAAATGTTGTCATGCTTGCCACATTTTGTCTGTATAATTATCCATTAGTCACCCAAGTGACCCAACAGTGATCAGTAGAAATAAAAATAACGtattacatatgtatgtattcaATCTTCTAATTTATGATTATTTAGCAAAACCGTTGTGTATTAAACGTACACTTATGAGTCTATTGAAAACCCTATGTGAAACAGAAACTCTTGCTTCTAAACCCCTGGAACAATGGTCAACCTACAATGCAACActtaaaaagtttacaaatgAGTATAATAAAGTTTTGTACCAGTCACAAGAagtaaaatatttcacacaAGTGAAAGAATATTACTTGACTCACTATGAAGATATCTGCAGAAACGTTAGTGACTGCATAAAATCAAGACTAGGCTGGTCAGACCTTACCCTCATGAGGGACATTATAGTGATCCTAAATACCCTGGGCTGGGAAAAGTTAATACAAGAACACAGTCCTTTACATGAAATAGATAGACTTGTAACAAAGTTTAAAATCCCACTTGAAAGTGCTAGatacaaaatgtaaaaaaacacACAAAGGGTGTTTGTTAACTCCTATAAGATAAACATATATAATCACCTTTACTACAAAAATTTGATAAAGTTACAAAATGGGTTCATACAGtaaatatgcatgctacattTACGTACACCCCTGTACACTATGTCACAATTCTTAGACAAcgtcttgtttactgttttcgTCTAACTATATCAACATATGATACATGATCCTTTGAAGGAACAATATCCACATCATCATAATCTGTTCCATTATTGGCAACCATCAGTGATAATGGTGGTATAATAGCTGTTAAGCTTTTACTGTCCTTGACTATTCTCATGCTATTCTCAGTAAAAATGTAAGATGTTGCAGCACTTCTTTGGTCGGGTTTGGTTTCTTCAGCCGAACATGTAACTGGTAAACTTACAACAGTACACTCTAGGCCTGTATTAGACAGTTTGTTATACTCATTTTCTGTTAAAATCTGATTACTAACAGCTGGTTCTTTTACGTAATGATAATCATCTGTGGTAGCCACAGGTTGTTCCACATCATAGTTACCTCTAAAATGTGCAGAGAATGCTTCATTGCACCTTCTTTTTCCACCAGTTTTGTCACACATCACTCCTGGAGTTGATGACACTGCTTCTTTTGGTACACAACTTACACTGCTGTAATCATTGGGGTTGGTTTGTAGGACACTTTCATCATCAGCTTGTGGAACAGGATGGAATATATCATCAAAGTCTGGGCCAGTTGGTGACTGAGGGACTACACTTGAAGTAATTTCTGCATCATCTCCTGCTACCTCCATTTCCTCAAGAGCATCTGCTTGTGATGAGTCAGATGCTTTTCTTTGTCTAACACAACCACATACTGAGGTATCcattttcttctttcttctAAATGAGCAGCATttcagcataataattatatacatggtaTGAGTGAACAACAGTAATCCAttcatgtatacatgcatgtacaggaCAGTATGTAATTCTTGAAGTTcttcatgtacagtataatgATAAGGTGAACAAGAAAATTAATAAGGATATTTGTAGTGTGTGAAACAATATTCTCAGAATCACATAGTAGGCCACGTACAAGCAAACATTGACACATACACCCTGTAGATGGACAGacgcacacatacatgtatacaatatcTGTAGTCACATACGTACCTGTATGTACAATAAAATGTAAGTACTGCTATAAAAATTACTGGTAACACTGCTGATAACACAGAAACTATTGCAAGTTTGTGGGTATAATCATTGCTGCCTTTGTGATCAGGCTCTTTGAAATCTTGAAGTTGTCCATCACAAGATTGGTTGCATGCAGACAGTAAAGCTATTCCAAGGTCAATACTTCCAGTCACTGTGCTATCCATTAAAAGGGAGACAATGTAGCGCAGTATCTGGTCTACTAGTTCAATACTGTAAACTGCCAGCTTCTTATTAATACATTTAAAGTATCTGGTGGGAATTTTAACTTTACATCCACAAATTTCTTGTATGTAATCTTGAAATGCAACAGAAAGGTTAGATGAGAAATTCTGTTAATAGAAGAACACATACAagaattgtgttatataattataGGCTAGTGTCTACATTGCCAATAATGTGCTGTATGTATTTAAACAATTTGTCATGTGGAATAGTAAATTAACTATACAACATATATGGCATGTGCATGAGTGATATGGTACCTGTATGTCAAAGTACACGAATCTATGTTCAGTCAATTACCTCAATGCATCGATTATTAAAGTCTGAAACTAAAAAGTTAATGATTTTATTGCTTTCAGTTGTGCTGCCACCATCCACATCTACAGTAtagtacaaaaaaaacaaaaaacagaactatttaCAAGAATAATTTACAGATATTAACAATCATACTATACACTCTAGGCTGCAAACAAAACAGTGTCAGTAGTGGAATAGCTAACAGTATTAACACATAACTATTATGTTTTAAATTCAATGCTGTGGTTTCCAGAAAATTTTGTTGACTTCAGTTTGTAGTGTATCAAGATAGCTCCACACCCATGTGATATTATAGCAaacatgtagctactgtatgtacatattttctCACAGTCATAGTGAGTGAAGACAGCTTGTTAGATACAGTACAAAGAAATGTAGCATCTTATGAATGTTGTGAACAGCAGGTATTCTATTATTAGCTACATCATGATGTTCTATAGTGTCACCTTACAGCTATACAATTCAGTAAAGTTAGCAGACAGTACTAAGAGTGGTGATTATATATGCAGATTATTGTTACAGTAGCTGTACTTAGTGATTCCTTGTtgcatctactgtatagcaataataataaattatcagGTTGCTTAAATGATGATATTCATAATTACATCATCTTCCTGGAATCCATCCCTCAATAACAAATAAGGCTTCTTTGATGATTTAAGAAGCCACTATATTTTTGTGATAAACTGTGCACAAATTGACATATAAGGACATAATACACTAACATAAATATATTATTTGTGTGCTTGTGCCATATTCATTCCATGCAGTACACTTGAATATCCCAGGTACATGGACATCAGTTAGTAATAATGATCCATTATCCAATTGGTGGAATTCTTTTTGTGGTATGCTGTCATTTGGTGGTAGGTGTTGCCAGTTGTAGAGTGGAGCTGGATTGGCACTCTCAATGATACAGGGTAGTATGACATCAGCCCCAGCTGGTATTGTTATTGACTGTCTTGATGATACTGACCATGGGGGAGCTGTACATTTAACAAGAATTTGCATCAAATGTcacaaaatgaaaaaaaacaacaaaaaaactgtaCAGTATGTAAGACTATGAGAGTATCTGTGATCTGCATCATACATACCATGAACAATTAAAGTATGGAACTTTGTCACAGTGGTTCCCGAGGTAGTAGCAACACAGGTGTAGTTGCCCATATCATCCAGGGTAGCATTAAAAGTGATTTCAGTGCTATCAACGGTATATCCCGATGGAGTAACAATATGAATACCAGGTTGTCCTTGTATAACAGTACAGTTTATTGAGATGATGGTCCCTAATATTGCTGTGGCTGGTCCATACATCATGATTTGAGGAGGAACTGTAATGTGGCAAATAAAATACATGCACATTGTAAATTCAGAAATATGAAGTTTATACAAATGGCATGGTACCTGTGGTCAGACGTATGTACATCCTACTAGGTGACCACCATTAGTATGAACTTCATACtgctgaatttacagtgtagctatatggGGACTACACTGAATATGAATATAATAGTATAGCCATATTCACTGCATGATTGTTTTTAAACAGAACCCAATACATCCTTGCTGCAGAAGTCACCAAAGTGACAGTATAACTCTCTCACAAACAACAACAAGTTGGGTATGCCAAATAGAATAGGTAAGTATTCCCCTATAATAATGAATTGCTGTGTAGACAATTTAAAGTATGTATGTAGACTTAGCCTTAGTCTCCAAGAGTACTAATGTGTCAATAGGTACCAATGTAATTGATGAATAGACAGGAGCCAAATATTTACCTCAAGGAATACCCTACTACCATTCACATTAagagcaacaacaacaacaagaagAAGGGCCAAGCCTGTAATCATTCCCTTTGCAAGAATAATAACCTTGTACATGAAGATTGACACTCCTTGTAATCAGCAGTGGTACTCCTTCACTAGCACATCTGTAATTGCCACTGTCTTTCATAGAAAGATCTATTAATGTTAGAGAAAAGTGTGTGCTGTTAAAAGTGACATGGTCGTCATCATCGCGGAGCCACTGTCCATTCTTTCTCCAGCCAAATGTTGCTAATGGTGATCCGTGAAATATTATCCTACACACCATAG
This region includes:
- the LOC136262527 gene encoding uncharacterized protein, with protein sequence MIISERHVLLLITVSVFFMADEQDYVLGKVVSLPHVHYVLEGDQGSLRCQNRSEDELVFYNFIWDANWYKLFPNGSTFQYGETGPIHVIGYALFFYPTVRPEDQGQYYCCQPNGPCSSSSNVTRAVAPVFEVINSDYYGLVGFNITMVCRIIFHGSPLATFGWRKNGQWLRDDDDHVTFNSTHFSLTLIDLSMKDSGNYRCASEGVPLLITRSVNLHVQVPPQIMMYGPATAILGTIISINCTVIQGQPGIHIVTPSGYTVDSTEITFNATLDDMGNYTCVATTSGTTVTKFHTLIVHAPPWSVSSRQSITIPAGADVILPCIIESANPAPLYNWQHLPPNDSIPQKEFHQLDNGSLLLTDVHVPGIFKCTAWNEYGTSTQIIYLYVDGGSTTESNKIINFLVSDFNNRCIENFSSNLSVAFQDYIQEICGCKVKIPTRYFKCINKKLAVYSIELVDQILRYIVSLLMDSTVTGSIDLGIALLSACNQSCDGQLQDFKEPDHKGSNDYTHKLAIVSVLSAVLPVIFIAVLTFYCTYRRKKKMDTSVCGCVRQRKASDSSQADALEEMEVAGDDAEITSSVVPQSPTGPDFDDIFHPVPQADDESVLQTNPNDYSSVSCVPKEAVSSTPGVMCDKTGGKRRCNEAFSAHFRGNYDVEQPVATTDDYHYVKEPAVSNQILTENEYNKLSNTGLECTVVSLPVTCSAEETKPDQRSAATSYIFTENSMRIVKDSKSLTAIIPPLSLMVANNGTDYDDVDIVPSKDHVSYVDIVRRKQ